Proteins encoded in a region of the Ornithodoros turicata isolate Travis chromosome 3, ASM3712646v1, whole genome shotgun sequence genome:
- the LOC135389322 gene encoding protein GVQW3-like has translation MKFLLNDGVKSSENHRILQAQYGNDTFSRSKAFEWCKRFRDGHTSVQDDPGRGGSEPTVRVPENIWERLILKDRRITCLELALKTDISVGMLNTIIHEHLQFRKVSARWVPRQLSVLDRLRRLEISQELRYRFDTEGQPFLDWIITCDETWVHHFTPESKRASRQWKLPGSPAPQEVPKHPVGG, from the coding sequence atgaagtttctcctGAATGatggcgtaaagtcatctgaaaatcaCAGaatacttcaggctcagtatggcaaCGATAcatttagccgcagcaaagcgtttgagtggtgcaagcGGTTCCGAGACGGGCATACAtcggtgcaggacgatcccggccggggcggctcagagcccactgtcagagttcctgagaacatctgggagcgcctgatcctcaaggaccgacggataacatgtctcgaactggctctaAAGACGGACATTTCTGTGGGAATgctgaacactatcattcatgaacacctccagtttcgaaaagttagtgcccgttgggtcccgaggcagctctccgtgctTGACCGGctgagaagactggaaatctcccaagagctaaggtaccgtttcgacactgaaggacagccgttccttgattggatcatcacgtgcgatgaaacgtgggtgcaccatttcactcctgagtctaaacgcgcatcaagaCAGTGGAAGcttccgggctcgccagctccccaagaagttccgaagcaccccgtcggCGGGTAA